The Vespula vulgaris chromosome 2, iyVesVulg1.1, whole genome shotgun sequence genome has a segment encoding these proteins:
- the LOC127062011 gene encoding WD repeat-containing protein 20 isoform X1, whose amino-acid sequence MAVQLDGGGKEVLKTQFATREGTYKLMTLSEYSRPNRVGYTNSQGSASVRVSFVTLPDSSNPSGTQEHDDRMCFNFGKELYVYVYRGVKKAVDLNNPVEKKTYKGTNPTCHNFNQTTATADSAPLLVGFSTGQIQLIDPIKQEFSKLYNEDRLIDKSKVTCIKWVPGSNNLFLVSHSSGQLYLYNEELICGTTAPHYQSFMSGDGYAVYVCKAKSTRNPLYRWVIGAEGCCINEFAFSPCGSNLAVVSQDGFLRVFQYNKMELLGSARSYFGGFLCVCWSPDGRYVVVGGEDDLVTIWSFHEKRVVARGQGHHSWVSVVAFDPYTTSYGDQDPDFSGSDDETMPHNNHNHFHEKSNRLSTTSQGVHSNRNSSGSELRVPGGTCYRLGSVSQDTQLCLWDITEDILRQPVCPKQRPSAAGSTTFSSSGTHNSGNGSMANHHLNNSKLNNTNNINYKENVSGNNESSNNSASTNTAVSTVNSLTQRLAGLGFGERKGDNHKRNFSLTMRGSGASNSTIVQNNSGEKTSTNSNASSNMNSVGASLVGANKKVSSVMDDPMRLIGTAYCPRFDECPVLQPLVCKKLAHERLTELVFRKDCFVTACQDGYVYTWARPGHMVGPLTINNTLHRPHHHSIPYTNINSLRSNDL is encoded by the exons ATGGCTGTGCAGCTGGATGGAGGAGGGAAGGAGGTCTTGAAAACACAATTCGCCACGCGGGAAGGAACGTACAAGCTGATGACCTTGTCGGAATACTCGAGGCCGAACAGGGTCGGCTACACCAACAGCCAAGGGAGTGCGTCCGTCAGGGTATCCTTCGTCACTTTGCCAGACTCTTCGAATCCCTCGGGTACGCAAGAGCACGACGACCGAATGTGTTTTAATTTCGGAAAGGAGCTCTATGTCTACGTTTATCGTGGTGTCAAAAAG GCTGTGGATTTGAACAATCCcgtggaaaagaaaacatacaAAGGAACTAATCCGACTTGCCACAATTTTAATCAAACTACGGCGACGGCAGATAGTGCACCGTTATTAGTAGGATTTTCTACAGGACAAATACAATTGATAGACCCTATAAAACAAGAATTCAGTAAATTGTATAACGAAGAT AGACTTATAGACAAAAGTAAGGTAACTTGCATAAAATGGGTTCCTGGTTCAAATAATCTGTTCTTGGTCTCTCATAGTTCTGGTCAGCTATATCTGTATAATGAGGAACTTATTTGCGGAACGACAGCTCCTCACTATCAATCGTTTATGTCTGGCGATGGTTACGCCGTATACGTTTGTAAGGCAAAATCTACCAGGAACCCTCTATACAGATGGGTGATAGGTGCAGAGGGATGTTGCATAAATGAATTTGCCTTCAGCCCTTGCGGCTCAAATTTGGCAGTTGTTTCTCAAGATGGATTTCTTCGAGtattccaatataataaaatggaaCTTTTAGGATCCGCTAGAAGTTACTTTGGTGGATTTTTGTGCGTATGTTGGTCGCCGGACGGGAGGTACGTGGTTGTTGGAGGAGAAGACGATCTTGTAACGATCTGGAGCTTTCATGAAAAACGAGTGGTAGCCCGCGGACAAGGTCATCATAGTTGGGTGAGCGTTGTTGCGTTTGATCCATATACCACGTCGTACGGAGATCAAGACCCTGACTTTAGCGGATCGGATGATGAAACGATGCCTCATAATAACCATAATCATTTTCATGAAAAGTCAAATCGTTTGTCGACAACTTCGCAAGGAGTTCATTCTAATAGGAACTCTAGTGGGTCAGAACTGAGAGTGCCAGGTGGTACGTGTTACAGGCTTGGTAGCGTATCGCAAGACACCCAATTGTGTTTGTGGGACATCACGGAAGATATATTAAGGCAGCCGGTATGTCCTAAGCAGAGACCTTCCGCCGCAGGTTCTACTACCTTCTCTTCGTCGGGGACACACAATAGCGGTAACGGCTCAATGGCTAATCATCATTTGAACAATTCTAAACtcaataatacaaataatataaattataaggAAAACGTGAGTGGTAATAATGAAAGTAGTAACAATAGCGCGAGTACCAACACAGCAGTGTCTACTGTAAATTCGTTGACACAGAGGCTAGCAGGTCTTGGTTTTGGTGAACGTAAGGGTGATAATCACAAGAGGAACTTTAGCCTCACTATGAGAGGTAGTGGTGCATCTAATAGCACGATCGTGCAAAACAATAGTGGCGAAAAAACGAGCACCAACTCGAATGCGAGTAGTAATATGAACAGTGTCGGTGCAAGTTTAGTAGGTGCAAATAAGAAGGTCAGTTCGGTGATGGACGATCCAATGAGATTAATAGGAACTGCCTATTGTCCAAGGTTCGACGAGTGCCCAGTCCTTCAGCCCTTGGTGTGCAAAAAGCTGGCGCATGAGAGATTGACTGAATTAGTGTTTAGGAAAGATTGCTTCGTAACTGCGTGTCAAGAtggatacgtatatacatgggCAAGACCGGGTCACATGGTAGGTCCTCTTACCATAAACAACACTCTGCACAGGCCACACCATCATAGTATCCCTTACACCAATATCAATTCCTTGCGATCTAACGATCTCTGA
- the LOC127062011 gene encoding WD repeat-containing protein 20 isoform X3, whose translation MAVQLDGGGKEVLKTQFATREGTYKLMTLSEYSRPNRVGYTNSQGSASVRVSFVTLPDSSNPSGTQEHDDRMCFNFGKELYVYVYRGVKKAVDLNNPVEKKTYKGTNPTCHNFNQTTATADSAPLLVGFSTGQIQLIDPIKQEFSKLYNEDRLIDKSKVTCIKWVPGSNNLFLVSHSSGQLYLYNEELICGTTAPHYQSFMSGDGYAVYVCKAKSTRNPLYRWVIGAEGCCINEFAFSPCGSNLAVVSQDGFLRVFQYNKMELLGSARSYFGGFLCVCWSPDGRYVVVGGEDDLVTIWSFHEKRVVARGQGHHSWVSVVAFDPYTTSYGDQDPDFSGSDDETMPHNNHNHFHEKSNRLSTTSQGVHSNRNSSGSELRVPGGTCYRLGSVSQDTQLCLWDITEDILRQPVCPKQRPSAAGSTTFSSSGTHNSGNGSMANHHLNNSKLNNTNNINYKENVSGNNESSNNSASTNTAVSTVNSLTQRLAGLGFGERKGDNHKRNFSLTMRGSGASNSTIVQNNSGEKTSTNSNASSNMNSVGASLVGANKKVSSVMDDPMRLIGTAYCPRFDECPVLQPLVCKKLAHERLTELVFRKDCFVTACQDGYVYTWARPGHMALDRLVMPYTLSVQQKVEVL comes from the exons ATGGCTGTGCAGCTGGATGGAGGAGGGAAGGAGGTCTTGAAAACACAATTCGCCACGCGGGAAGGAACGTACAAGCTGATGACCTTGTCGGAATACTCGAGGCCGAACAGGGTCGGCTACACCAACAGCCAAGGGAGTGCGTCCGTCAGGGTATCCTTCGTCACTTTGCCAGACTCTTCGAATCCCTCGGGTACGCAAGAGCACGACGACCGAATGTGTTTTAATTTCGGAAAGGAGCTCTATGTCTACGTTTATCGTGGTGTCAAAAAG GCTGTGGATTTGAACAATCCcgtggaaaagaaaacatacaAAGGAACTAATCCGACTTGCCACAATTTTAATCAAACTACGGCGACGGCAGATAGTGCACCGTTATTAGTAGGATTTTCTACAGGACAAATACAATTGATAGACCCTATAAAACAAGAATTCAGTAAATTGTATAACGAAGAT AGACTTATAGACAAAAGTAAGGTAACTTGCATAAAATGGGTTCCTGGTTCAAATAATCTGTTCTTGGTCTCTCATAGTTCTGGTCAGCTATATCTGTATAATGAGGAACTTATTTGCGGAACGACAGCTCCTCACTATCAATCGTTTATGTCTGGCGATGGTTACGCCGTATACGTTTGTAAGGCAAAATCTACCAGGAACCCTCTATACAGATGGGTGATAGGTGCAGAGGGATGTTGCATAAATGAATTTGCCTTCAGCCCTTGCGGCTCAAATTTGGCAGTTGTTTCTCAAGATGGATTTCTTCGAGtattccaatataataaaatggaaCTTTTAGGATCCGCTAGAAGTTACTTTGGTGGATTTTTGTGCGTATGTTGGTCGCCGGACGGGAGGTACGTGGTTGTTGGAGGAGAAGACGATCTTGTAACGATCTGGAGCTTTCATGAAAAACGAGTGGTAGCCCGCGGACAAGGTCATCATAGTTGGGTGAGCGTTGTTGCGTTTGATCCATATACCACGTCGTACGGAGATCAAGACCCTGACTTTAGCGGATCGGATGATGAAACGATGCCTCATAATAACCATAATCATTTTCATGAAAAGTCAAATCGTTTGTCGACAACTTCGCAAGGAGTTCATTCTAATAGGAACTCTAGTGGGTCAGAACTGAGAGTGCCAGGTGGTACGTGTTACAGGCTTGGTAGCGTATCGCAAGACACCCAATTGTGTTTGTGGGACATCACGGAAGATATATTAAGGCAGCCGGTATGTCCTAAGCAGAGACCTTCCGCCGCAGGTTCTACTACCTTCTCTTCGTCGGGGACACACAATAGCGGTAACGGCTCAATGGCTAATCATCATTTGAACAATTCTAAACtcaataatacaaataatataaattataaggAAAACGTGAGTGGTAATAATGAAAGTAGTAACAATAGCGCGAGTACCAACACAGCAGTGTCTACTGTAAATTCGTTGACACAGAGGCTAGCAGGTCTTGGTTTTGGTGAACGTAAGGGTGATAATCACAAGAGGAACTTTAGCCTCACTATGAGAGGTAGTGGTGCATCTAATAGCACGATCGTGCAAAACAATAGTGGCGAAAAAACGAGCACCAACTCGAATGCGAGTAGTAATATGAACAGTGTCGGTGCAAGTTTAGTAGGTGCAAATAAGAAGGTCAGTTCGGTGATGGACGATCCAATGAGATTAATAGGAACTGCCTATTGTCCAAGGTTCGACGAGTGCCCAGTCCTTCAGCCCTTGGTGTGCAAAAAGCTGGCGCATGAGAGATTGACTGAATTAGTGTTTAGGAAAGATTGCTTCGTAACTGCGTGTCAAGAtggatacgtatatacatgggCAAGACCGGGTCACATG GCATTGGACAGGTTGGTAATGCCCTACACGTTGTCAGTCCAGCAGAAGGTGGAGGTACTATAG
- the LOC127062011 gene encoding WD repeat-containing protein 20 isoform X2 has product MAVQLDGGGKEVLKTQFATREGTYKLMTLSEYSRPNRVGYTNSQGSASVRVSFVTLPDSSNPSGTQEHDDRMCFNFGKELYVYVYRGVKKAVDLNNPVEKKTYKGTNPTCHNFNQTTATADSAPLLVGFSTGQIQLIDPIKQEFSKLYNEDRLIDKSKVTCIKWVPGSNNLFLVSHSSGQLYLYNEELICGTTAPHYQSFMSGDGYAVYVCKAKSTRNPLYRWVIGAEGCCINEFAFSPCGSNLAVVSQDGFLRVFQYNKMELLGSARSYFGGFLCVCWSPDGRYVVVGGEDDLVTIWSFHEKRVVARGQGHHSWVSVVAFDPYTTSYGDQDPDFSGSDDETMPHNNHNHFHEKSNRLSTTSQGVHSNRNSSGSELRVPGGTCYRLGSVSQDTQLCLWDITEDILRQPVCPKQRPSAAGSTTFSSSGTHNSGNGSMANHHLNNSKLNNTNNINYKENVSGNNESSNNSASTNTAVSTVNSLTQRLAGLGFGERKGDNHKRNFSLTMRGSGASNSTIVQNNSGEKTSTNSNASSNMNSVGASLVGANKKVSSVMDDPMRLIGTAYCPRFDECPVLQPLVCKKLAHERLTELVFRKDCFVTACQDGYVYTWARPGHMPGIGQVGNALHVVSPAEGGGTIV; this is encoded by the exons ATGGCTGTGCAGCTGGATGGAGGAGGGAAGGAGGTCTTGAAAACACAATTCGCCACGCGGGAAGGAACGTACAAGCTGATGACCTTGTCGGAATACTCGAGGCCGAACAGGGTCGGCTACACCAACAGCCAAGGGAGTGCGTCCGTCAGGGTATCCTTCGTCACTTTGCCAGACTCTTCGAATCCCTCGGGTACGCAAGAGCACGACGACCGAATGTGTTTTAATTTCGGAAAGGAGCTCTATGTCTACGTTTATCGTGGTGTCAAAAAG GCTGTGGATTTGAACAATCCcgtggaaaagaaaacatacaAAGGAACTAATCCGACTTGCCACAATTTTAATCAAACTACGGCGACGGCAGATAGTGCACCGTTATTAGTAGGATTTTCTACAGGACAAATACAATTGATAGACCCTATAAAACAAGAATTCAGTAAATTGTATAACGAAGAT AGACTTATAGACAAAAGTAAGGTAACTTGCATAAAATGGGTTCCTGGTTCAAATAATCTGTTCTTGGTCTCTCATAGTTCTGGTCAGCTATATCTGTATAATGAGGAACTTATTTGCGGAACGACAGCTCCTCACTATCAATCGTTTATGTCTGGCGATGGTTACGCCGTATACGTTTGTAAGGCAAAATCTACCAGGAACCCTCTATACAGATGGGTGATAGGTGCAGAGGGATGTTGCATAAATGAATTTGCCTTCAGCCCTTGCGGCTCAAATTTGGCAGTTGTTTCTCAAGATGGATTTCTTCGAGtattccaatataataaaatggaaCTTTTAGGATCCGCTAGAAGTTACTTTGGTGGATTTTTGTGCGTATGTTGGTCGCCGGACGGGAGGTACGTGGTTGTTGGAGGAGAAGACGATCTTGTAACGATCTGGAGCTTTCATGAAAAACGAGTGGTAGCCCGCGGACAAGGTCATCATAGTTGGGTGAGCGTTGTTGCGTTTGATCCATATACCACGTCGTACGGAGATCAAGACCCTGACTTTAGCGGATCGGATGATGAAACGATGCCTCATAATAACCATAATCATTTTCATGAAAAGTCAAATCGTTTGTCGACAACTTCGCAAGGAGTTCATTCTAATAGGAACTCTAGTGGGTCAGAACTGAGAGTGCCAGGTGGTACGTGTTACAGGCTTGGTAGCGTATCGCAAGACACCCAATTGTGTTTGTGGGACATCACGGAAGATATATTAAGGCAGCCGGTATGTCCTAAGCAGAGACCTTCCGCCGCAGGTTCTACTACCTTCTCTTCGTCGGGGACACACAATAGCGGTAACGGCTCAATGGCTAATCATCATTTGAACAATTCTAAACtcaataatacaaataatataaattataaggAAAACGTGAGTGGTAATAATGAAAGTAGTAACAATAGCGCGAGTACCAACACAGCAGTGTCTACTGTAAATTCGTTGACACAGAGGCTAGCAGGTCTTGGTTTTGGTGAACGTAAGGGTGATAATCACAAGAGGAACTTTAGCCTCACTATGAGAGGTAGTGGTGCATCTAATAGCACGATCGTGCAAAACAATAGTGGCGAAAAAACGAGCACCAACTCGAATGCGAGTAGTAATATGAACAGTGTCGGTGCAAGTTTAGTAGGTGCAAATAAGAAGGTCAGTTCGGTGATGGACGATCCAATGAGATTAATAGGAACTGCCTATTGTCCAAGGTTCGACGAGTGCCCAGTCCTTCAGCCCTTGGTGTGCAAAAAGCTGGCGCATGAGAGATTGACTGAATTAGTGTTTAGGAAAGATTGCTTCGTAACTGCGTGTCAAGAtggatacgtatatacatgggCAAGACCGGGTCACATG CCAGGCATTGGACAGGTTGGTAATGCCCTACACGTTGTCAGTCCAGCAGAAGGTGGAGGTACTATAGTATAG
- the LOC127062011 gene encoding WD repeat-containing protein 20 isoform X4: MSTFIVVSKSSMFQAVDLNNPVEKKTYKGTNPTCHNFNQTTATADSAPLLVGFSTGQIQLIDPIKQEFSKLYNEDRLIDKSKVTCIKWVPGSNNLFLVSHSSGQLYLYNEELICGTTAPHYQSFMSGDGYAVYVCKAKSTRNPLYRWVIGAEGCCINEFAFSPCGSNLAVVSQDGFLRVFQYNKMELLGSARSYFGGFLCVCWSPDGRYVVVGGEDDLVTIWSFHEKRVVARGQGHHSWVSVVAFDPYTTSYGDQDPDFSGSDDETMPHNNHNHFHEKSNRLSTTSQGVHSNRNSSGSELRVPGGTCYRLGSVSQDTQLCLWDITEDILRQPVCPKQRPSAAGSTTFSSSGTHNSGNGSMANHHLNNSKLNNTNNINYKENVSGNNESSNNSASTNTAVSTVNSLTQRLAGLGFGERKGDNHKRNFSLTMRGSGASNSTIVQNNSGEKTSTNSNASSNMNSVGASLVGANKKVSSVMDDPMRLIGTAYCPRFDECPVLQPLVCKKLAHERLTELVFRKDCFVTACQDGYVYTWARPGHMVGPLTINNTLHRPHHHSIPYTNINSLRSNDL; encoded by the exons ATGTCTACGTTTATCGTGGTGTCAAAAAG TTCAATGTTTCAGGCTGTGGATTTGAACAATCCcgtggaaaagaaaacatacaAAGGAACTAATCCGACTTGCCACAATTTTAATCAAACTACGGCGACGGCAGATAGTGCACCGTTATTAGTAGGATTTTCTACAGGACAAATACAATTGATAGACCCTATAAAACAAGAATTCAGTAAATTGTATAACGAAGAT AGACTTATAGACAAAAGTAAGGTAACTTGCATAAAATGGGTTCCTGGTTCAAATAATCTGTTCTTGGTCTCTCATAGTTCTGGTCAGCTATATCTGTATAATGAGGAACTTATTTGCGGAACGACAGCTCCTCACTATCAATCGTTTATGTCTGGCGATGGTTACGCCGTATACGTTTGTAAGGCAAAATCTACCAGGAACCCTCTATACAGATGGGTGATAGGTGCAGAGGGATGTTGCATAAATGAATTTGCCTTCAGCCCTTGCGGCTCAAATTTGGCAGTTGTTTCTCAAGATGGATTTCTTCGAGtattccaatataataaaatggaaCTTTTAGGATCCGCTAGAAGTTACTTTGGTGGATTTTTGTGCGTATGTTGGTCGCCGGACGGGAGGTACGTGGTTGTTGGAGGAGAAGACGATCTTGTAACGATCTGGAGCTTTCATGAAAAACGAGTGGTAGCCCGCGGACAAGGTCATCATAGTTGGGTGAGCGTTGTTGCGTTTGATCCATATACCACGTCGTACGGAGATCAAGACCCTGACTTTAGCGGATCGGATGATGAAACGATGCCTCATAATAACCATAATCATTTTCATGAAAAGTCAAATCGTTTGTCGACAACTTCGCAAGGAGTTCATTCTAATAGGAACTCTAGTGGGTCAGAACTGAGAGTGCCAGGTGGTACGTGTTACAGGCTTGGTAGCGTATCGCAAGACACCCAATTGTGTTTGTGGGACATCACGGAAGATATATTAAGGCAGCCGGTATGTCCTAAGCAGAGACCTTCCGCCGCAGGTTCTACTACCTTCTCTTCGTCGGGGACACACAATAGCGGTAACGGCTCAATGGCTAATCATCATTTGAACAATTCTAAACtcaataatacaaataatataaattataaggAAAACGTGAGTGGTAATAATGAAAGTAGTAACAATAGCGCGAGTACCAACACAGCAGTGTCTACTGTAAATTCGTTGACACAGAGGCTAGCAGGTCTTGGTTTTGGTGAACGTAAGGGTGATAATCACAAGAGGAACTTTAGCCTCACTATGAGAGGTAGTGGTGCATCTAATAGCACGATCGTGCAAAACAATAGTGGCGAAAAAACGAGCACCAACTCGAATGCGAGTAGTAATATGAACAGTGTCGGTGCAAGTTTAGTAGGTGCAAATAAGAAGGTCAGTTCGGTGATGGACGATCCAATGAGATTAATAGGAACTGCCTATTGTCCAAGGTTCGACGAGTGCCCAGTCCTTCAGCCCTTGGTGTGCAAAAAGCTGGCGCATGAGAGATTGACTGAATTAGTGTTTAGGAAAGATTGCTTCGTAACTGCGTGTCAAGAtggatacgtatatacatgggCAAGACCGGGTCACATGGTAGGTCCTCTTACCATAAACAACACTCTGCACAGGCCACACCATCATAGTATCCCTTACACCAATATCAATTCCTTGCGATCTAACGATCTCTGA
- the LOC127061912 gene encoding aprataxin and PNK-like factor isoform X3 translates to MRKLQIIRFENDLFQIANLQIGNNIIGRNGITGSNNGQTIKHAVTINLSPSGDMTLTPYQVSPCYIKSTGSSRWHLLKLGTAVPIKPGDICSLLSDKCWFKIITMSETVEKHNHLLKRKCTDDIPFEPMDKKICFDTSPKSIASHGDGCNESQDNKDSKPIAVEMPILSKESSIIVSTFSKDMDASSPENNQTILDSISMAENPDLPKESTLVKENSNIQEEESKKVEANVKQDHVMHSSDCGDSHTLIQQDVHSSPTFEQNKASVSGAEQVETKRNKCIYKDKCYRKNPHHKVQFSHPGDPDFEEVDERPECPYGIHCYRKNLRHKAQFKHSTMRKRRAPTPVRSPRCDNESVIEVSSGDESVDESEYEPSEYTSETNSDVEDVESIESDWNESDIEDSKS, encoded by the exons ATGAGAAAACTGCAAATAATCCGATTCGAAAACGATCTCTTTCAAATAGCAAATTTACAAAtaggaaataatattattggtCGTAATGGTATTACAGGA TCAAATAATGGACAGACCATTAAACATGCTGTAACAATCAATTTATCTCCAAGTGGTGATATGACCTTGACACCG TATCAGGTCTCACcttgttatataaaatctacTGGATCGTCTCGATGGCATCTTCTTAAATTAGGTACAGCTGTTCCTATTAAGCCAGGAGATATTTGTTCCTTGTTATCAGATAAATGTTGgtttaaaattataacaatgtCTGAAACGGTGGAAAAACATAATCATCTACTAAAAAGAAAG TGTACAGACGACATACCATTCGAACCAATGGATAAAAAGATATGTTTCGACACATCTCCAAAGTCTATAGCTTCGCATGGCGATGGTTGTAACGAATCTCAAGATAATAAAGATTCTAAACCTATAGCAGTAGAGATGCCTATCTTAAGCAAAGAGAGCAGTATCATTGTGTCTACATTTTCCAAGGATATGGATGCTag TTCGCCAGAGAATAATCAAACTATTCTCGATTCAATATCGATGGCAGAGAATCCAGATTTACCTAAAGAATCTACacttgttaaagaaaattcaaatattcagGAAGAGGAGTCAAAGAAAGTTGAAGCAAATGTTAAACAGGATCATGTTATGCATTCTAGTGATTGCGGTGACTCACATACTTTAATACAACAGGATGTGCATTCTTCACCAACATTCGAACAAAACAAAGCAAGTGTATCAGGTGCTGAGCaagtagaaacaaaaagaaataaatgtatttataaggATAAATGTTATAG aaAGAATCCACATCACAAAGTTCAGTTCAGTCATCCAGGTGATCCCGATTTCGAAGAAGTCGATGAACGGCCCGAGTGTCCTTATGGTATACATTGCTATCGCAAAAATCTACGACACAAAGCTCAATTTAAGCATTCCACTATGCGAAAACGTCGAGCGCCAACCCCTGTACGATCACCAAGATGTGACAATGAATCTGTGATAGAAGTATCTTCAGGAGATGAATCTGTTGATGAATCTGAATATGAACCATCTGAGTACACTTCAGAAACCAACAGTGATGTAGAAGATgtagaaagtatagaaagtgatTGGAATGAAAGTGATATTGAAGATTCTAAATCTTGA
- the LOC127061912 gene encoding aprataxin and PNK-like factor isoform X2: protein MTLTPVSPCYIKSTGSSRWHLLKLGTAVPIKPGDICSLLSDKCWFKIITMSETVEKHNHLLKRKCTDDIPFEPMDKKICFDTSPKSIASHGDGCNESQDNKDSKPIAVEMPILSKESSIIVSTFSKDMDASSPENNQTILDSISMAENPDLPKESTLVKENSNIQEEESKKVEANVKQDHVMHSSDCGDSHTLIQQDVHSSPTFEQNKASVSGAEQVETKRNKCIYKDKCYRKNPHHKVQFSHPGDPDFEEVDERPECPYGIHCYRKNLRHKAQFKHSTMRKRRAPTPVRSPRCDNESVIEVSSGDESVDESEYEPSEYTSETNSDVEDVESIESDWNESDIEDSKS from the exons ATGACCTTGACACCG GTCTCACcttgttatataaaatctacTGGATCGTCTCGATGGCATCTTCTTAAATTAGGTACAGCTGTTCCTATTAAGCCAGGAGATATTTGTTCCTTGTTATCAGATAAATGTTGgtttaaaattataacaatgtCTGAAACGGTGGAAAAACATAATCATCTACTAAAAAGAAAG TGTACAGACGACATACCATTCGAACCAATGGATAAAAAGATATGTTTCGACACATCTCCAAAGTCTATAGCTTCGCATGGCGATGGTTGTAACGAATCTCAAGATAATAAAGATTCTAAACCTATAGCAGTAGAGATGCCTATCTTAAGCAAAGAGAGCAGTATCATTGTGTCTACATTTTCCAAGGATATGGATGCTag TTCGCCAGAGAATAATCAAACTATTCTCGATTCAATATCGATGGCAGAGAATCCAGATTTACCTAAAGAATCTACacttgttaaagaaaattcaaatattcagGAAGAGGAGTCAAAGAAAGTTGAAGCAAATGTTAAACAGGATCATGTTATGCATTCTAGTGATTGCGGTGACTCACATACTTTAATACAACAGGATGTGCATTCTTCACCAACATTCGAACAAAACAAAGCAAGTGTATCAGGTGCTGAGCaagtagaaacaaaaagaaataaatgtatttataaggATAAATGTTATAG aaAGAATCCACATCACAAAGTTCAGTTCAGTCATCCAGGTGATCCCGATTTCGAAGAAGTCGATGAACGGCCCGAGTGTCCTTATGGTATACATTGCTATCGCAAAAATCTACGACACAAAGCTCAATTTAAGCATTCCACTATGCGAAAACGTCGAGCGCCAACCCCTGTACGATCACCAAGATGTGACAATGAATCTGTGATAGAAGTATCTTCAGGAGATGAATCTGTTGATGAATCTGAATATGAACCATCTGAGTACACTTCAGAAACCAACAGTGATGTAGAAGATgtagaaagtatagaaagtgatTGGAATGAAAGTGATATTGAAGATTCTAAATCTTGA
- the LOC127061912 gene encoding aprataxin and PNK-like factor isoform X1: protein MTLTPYQVSPCYIKSTGSSRWHLLKLGTAVPIKPGDICSLLSDKCWFKIITMSETVEKHNHLLKRKCTDDIPFEPMDKKICFDTSPKSIASHGDGCNESQDNKDSKPIAVEMPILSKESSIIVSTFSKDMDASSPENNQTILDSISMAENPDLPKESTLVKENSNIQEEESKKVEANVKQDHVMHSSDCGDSHTLIQQDVHSSPTFEQNKASVSGAEQVETKRNKCIYKDKCYRKNPHHKVQFSHPGDPDFEEVDERPECPYGIHCYRKNLRHKAQFKHSTMRKRRAPTPVRSPRCDNESVIEVSSGDESVDESEYEPSEYTSETNSDVEDVESIESDWNESDIEDSKS, encoded by the exons ATGACCTTGACACCG TATCAGGTCTCACcttgttatataaaatctacTGGATCGTCTCGATGGCATCTTCTTAAATTAGGTACAGCTGTTCCTATTAAGCCAGGAGATATTTGTTCCTTGTTATCAGATAAATGTTGgtttaaaattataacaatgtCTGAAACGGTGGAAAAACATAATCATCTACTAAAAAGAAAG TGTACAGACGACATACCATTCGAACCAATGGATAAAAAGATATGTTTCGACACATCTCCAAAGTCTATAGCTTCGCATGGCGATGGTTGTAACGAATCTCAAGATAATAAAGATTCTAAACCTATAGCAGTAGAGATGCCTATCTTAAGCAAAGAGAGCAGTATCATTGTGTCTACATTTTCCAAGGATATGGATGCTag TTCGCCAGAGAATAATCAAACTATTCTCGATTCAATATCGATGGCAGAGAATCCAGATTTACCTAAAGAATCTACacttgttaaagaaaattcaaatattcagGAAGAGGAGTCAAAGAAAGTTGAAGCAAATGTTAAACAGGATCATGTTATGCATTCTAGTGATTGCGGTGACTCACATACTTTAATACAACAGGATGTGCATTCTTCACCAACATTCGAACAAAACAAAGCAAGTGTATCAGGTGCTGAGCaagtagaaacaaaaagaaataaatgtatttataaggATAAATGTTATAG aaAGAATCCACATCACAAAGTTCAGTTCAGTCATCCAGGTGATCCCGATTTCGAAGAAGTCGATGAACGGCCCGAGTGTCCTTATGGTATACATTGCTATCGCAAAAATCTACGACACAAAGCTCAATTTAAGCATTCCACTATGCGAAAACGTCGAGCGCCAACCCCTGTACGATCACCAAGATGTGACAATGAATCTGTGATAGAAGTATCTTCAGGAGATGAATCTGTTGATGAATCTGAATATGAACCATCTGAGTACACTTCAGAAACCAACAGTGATGTAGAAGATgtagaaagtatagaaagtgatTGGAATGAAAGTGATATTGAAGATTCTAAATCTTGA